A genomic segment from Drosophila miranda strain MSH22 chromosome 3, D.miranda_PacBio2.1, whole genome shotgun sequence encodes:
- the LOC108159440 gene encoding protein lingerer isoform X2, whose amino-acid sequence MSTQTRSGGGGGGGGSSRSQKKSNSANVGGGTAHDAAPHAAANRKGDANKTDKPEKAQPKATTEQLRIAQITNSTTEDPQINEKVTLLLTMTQRSEEEVCCALNECDYDLEAAANFLIEELPQGAFAKYEKKRKRPASTAADGAAGDGEWADGNANADKRENTRNRSSNRGGGRGGTDSRGWRGRETRENERNTRESRGGGGERGGERGDDRANDNYRGQRNGGRSAPGGGGGRGGGFVSRSGRGGGRMGGRSSGPRGDRTSGSGGFGAGRSSNANEDHHEVELWDNTIAQNAEKQQPGHDDSWGDWNNEEYEGSLKDSKVFTTSNLSTQTAATVVSGGGAGAASSTGSGGELSAPPGLEHHLGSSVLAQGSHLGALVSSVAAGTSGEDNSGSSGPPATPPSVLLGSATTPLLQYSAAVSNPPPQMQSQGTQHSSGGGTAAGGGGSASSSFVSAASDTFTSAASAAATLVQQAQQQQQLQQTTPIKPSATLSVEQSQYFNSLASQGVSPGSTAVQPTPAGYAPSSATAYSQTSTSVGGGGGVGGSPYPSTYANVFGSTAGDQSQQQTQVRRARVKLPPPSKIPATAVEMPGDNALNNIGYLDVQFGALDFGTDDSFDSMPEKFNASVEQKQQQDDYQNKSQQQQQQQSTLTAGLQSSQIGDALSAAGYAARSTAQQQQQSANSTVASNALDQLTKNDPYGQASSAGSAYQNAYQSSAASKANSAYQTSAQGGYGSSSYANVQSSVANSYQQQGYGSYQPSVNSYQQQQTVAGTQPSVGSGVPGSGSASTQNIPVGGSASQNSSSGNASSAYLTSGYSTPQSAYQSSQSVYGNSSGFAGSASNASSQYASFGTSAKLKDASTASGAAHYDSVSTSSGVSSSSGSTGNGAAGAVSGQPGVNQASVSNNNNVSGSSSNSNVTAGVTSGNVAGGGVSQSGVSSGGVGVAGGSGSASSVGVNVNNNNAGSVGGAAVAAQTAAGTAAVLASLTNKNSSSSNSSGSGVGVGGGATTAGGVGGASTGSGGGAGSGAGSGGGGGSGSGLVPTNIQMVSQYIQTGLPYYQQPVYSYEELQMMQQRVPHVQGYYDLNYTPTSLGAGRDNLGSVAYSTMTDGRFARTDNNSSPVSNVSSTMSQQAGSSAPMLNVPYAYFYGGNVMPGGFQYGTPAIYPQQIPTANTASGGQFPKPSYSAGYGSTNYDTLSQTTQDYSKGGYSTSVNQQTKTQTVSNQPQAGTASDLTSSMYGKGHVALNKSYDKQSFHSGTPPPFNMANTQTAGGTSAQPYGMYLPMPAAGHHNMIHQPIHQMDGRIHSSSRRDSNSAGQRQQSSSQSKSAGKQGYSPSYWTGQN is encoded by the exons ATGAGCACACAAACTCGTTCaggcggcggtggcggaggAGGCGGCAGCAGTCGCAGCCAGAAAAAGTCAAATTCCGCCAATGTTGGCGGGGGCACGGCCCACGATGCAGCCCCACATGCAGCAGCGAACAGGAAAGGCGACGCTAATAAGACAGATAAACCAGAGAAGGCCCAGCCCAAGGCCACCACGGAACAGTTGCGCATCGCCCAGATTACCAACAGCACCACAGAGGATCCACAGATCAACGAAAAGGTTACCCTCTTACTGACCATGACTCAACGTTCCGAGGAGGAGGTGTGTTGCGCCCTCAACGAGTGCGACTACGACTtggaagcagcagccaacTTCTTGATCGAGGAGCTCCCTCAG GGCGCCTTTGCGAAGTACGAGAAGAAGCGGAAGAGGCCTGCAAGCACTGCTGCCGATGGTGCCGCTGGCGATGGTGAGTGGGCCGATGGCAATGCAAATGCGGACAAGCGCGAAAATACCCGGAACCGCAGCTCGAACCGCGGCGGCGGACGCGGCGGCACTGACAGCCGTGGAT GGCGCGGCAGAGAGACCCGCGAGAACGAGCGCAACACTCGGGAATCTCGCGGCGGCGGTGGGGAACGCGGCGGCGAACGTGGTGATGACCGGGCAAACGACAACTATCGCGGCCAGCGCAACGGCGGACGAAGTGCGCCCGGAGGCGGTGGTGGACGCGGAGGCGGCTTCGTTTCACGCTCTGGACGCGGAGGAGGTCGCATGGGAGGTCGTAGCAGTGGCCCACGCGGAGATCGCACCAGTGGCAGCGGTGGCTTTGGAGCAGGACGCAGTAGTAATGCCAACGAGGACCACCACGAGGTGGAGCTCTGGGACAACACCATTGCGCAGAATGCCGAGAAACAGCAGCCTGGCCACGACGATTCCTGGGGCGACTGGAACAACGAGGAGTACGAGGGCTCCCTCAAGGACAGCAAAGTGTTCACCACCAGCAATCTGTCCACACAGACGGCCGCCACCGTGGTCAGCGGAGGAGGTGCCGGTGCAGCATCAAGTACTGGATCTGGGGGCGAGCTTTCGGCCCCGCCAGGACTGGAGCATCATCTGGGCAGCAGTGTCCTGGCCCAAGGATCTCATCTGGGTGCTCTGGTATCGTCGGTCGCAGCTGGAACAAGTGGCGAGGACAACAGTGGTAGCAGTGGGCCGCCGGCAACACCGCCGTCAGTGCTGTTGGGCTCGGCCACCACGCCGCTCCTCCAGTACAGCGCCGCGGTCAGCAATCCACCGCCCCAGATGCAGTCGCAGGGCACGCAGCACAGCAGCGGCGGAGGCACTGCCGCTGGTGGTGGGGGCAGCGCTTCATCATCCTTCGTATCCGCCGCATCAGACACATTCACAAGCGCCGCCTCGGCAGCAGCCACGTTAGTGCAGcaggcccagcagcagcaacagcttcAGCAGACGACTCCCATAAAGCCGTCGGCTACCCTTTCGGTGGAGCAATCTCAGTATTTCAACTCCCTGGCCAGCCAGGGCGTCAGTCCCGGATCCACTGCCGTGCAGCCAACGCCAGCTGGATATGCCCCAAGCTCTGCCACCGCCTACTCCCAGACGAGTACGAGCGTGGGTGGCGGTGGGGGCGTGGGTGGTAGCCCGTACCCCAGCACGTATGCGAATGTGTTTGGCTCGACAGCTGGTGATCAGTCGCAGCAGCAGACGCAAGTGAGGAGGGCACGCGTCAAGCTGCCGCCTCCCTCGAAGATCCCGGCGACCGCGGTAGAGATGCCCGGCGACAATGCCCTGAACAACATTGGCTACCTGGATGTGCAATTCGGTGCTCTGGACTTTGGCACGGACGACAGCTTCGACTCCATGCCAGAGAAGTTCAACGCGAGCGTcgagcagaagcagcagcaggacgACTATCAGAACAAgtctcagcagcagcagcagcagcagtcgacTCTGACAGCGGGCCTGCAAAGTTCTCAAATT GGTGATGCCTTAAGTGCTGCCGGCTATGCGGCCCGTTCAACGgcgcagcaacagcagcagagtgCTAACTCGACTGTCGCCAGCAATGCCCTGGATCAACTGACCAAGAACGATCCGTACGGGCAGGCAAGCAGTGCGGGCAGTGCCTATCAGAATGCGTACCAGAGCAGTGCGGCCAGTAAGGCGAACAGTGCCTACCAGACGTCGGCGCAGGGGGGCTACGGCAGCTCCAGCTATGCGAATGTCCAGTCGTCGGTGGCGAACAGCTACCAGCAGCAGGGGTATGGCTCGTACCAGCCAAGTGTCAACTcctaccagcagcagcagactgTCGCCGGGACGCAGCCTTCCGTGGGTAGTGGTGTGCCCGGAAGTGGGTCAGCGTCAACGCAAAACATTCCGGTCGGCGGAAGTGCCAGCCAGAACAGCTCCAG CGGTAATGCCAGCTCCGCGTATCTCACATCGGGATACTCGACGCCACAAAGCGCTTACCAGTCCAGCCAGAGTGTCTATGGCAACAGTAGCGG GTTTGCTGGCAGCGCGAGCAACGCGTCTTCGCAGTACGCCAGCTTTGGTACCAGCGCCAAACTCAAGGATGCCTCTACAGCCAGCGGCGCCGCGCACTACGACAG TGTGTCGACGAGCAGCGGCGTGagtagcagcagcggcagcacgGGCAACGGAGCGGCAGGAGCCGTGAGTGGGCAGCCAGGGGTTAACCAGGCGTCTGTGTCGAACA ATAACAATgtgagcggcagcagctccaacagcaACGTGACGGCGGGCGTGACCAGCGGCAATGTGGCTGGAGGAGGCGTTAGCCAGAGCGGCGTAAGTAGCGGCGGCGTGGGCGTGGCCGGTGGCAGCGGTAGTGCGTCCAGCGTCGGTGTGAATGTgaacaacaacaatgccgGCTCGGTGGGAGGAGCGGCGGTCGCTGCCCAAACAGCTGCCGGCACCGCAGCAGTGCTGGCCTCGCTGACCAACAAgaatagcagcagcagtaacagcagcggcagcggcgttggcgttggcggTGGCGCCACAACAGCTGGTGGCGTCGGAGGCGCAAGCACCGGCAGTGGCGGCGGCGCTGGTTCTGGTGCTGGTagtggtggtggcggtggcagcggcagcggcttGGTGCCCACCAACATCCAAATGGTTAGTCAATATATTCAGACTGGATTGCCATACTATCAGCAACCAGTTTATTCCTACGAGGAATTACAAATGATGCAACAGAGAGTGCCACATGTG CAGGGATATTACGATCTGAACTACACGCCAACCAGCCTGGGAGCGGGACGCGACAATCTCGGATCTGTGGCGTACTCAACCATGACTGACGGACGCTTTGCCCGCACCGACAATAACTCCAGTCCAGTAAGCAAC GTGTCTAGCACAATGTCTCAACAGGCGGGCTCAAGTGCACCCATGCTGAATGTTCCTTATGCCTATTTCTATGGTGGCAATGTGATGCCTGGTGGTTTCCAGTACGGCACACCTGCCATTTATCCA CAACAAATACCGACGGCAAACACGGCATCCGGTGGACAGTTCCCGAAGCCATCGTACAGCGCGGGCTACGGCTCAACCAACTACGACACCCTCTCACAGACCACACAGGATTACAGCAAGGGCGGCTACTCGACGAGCGTGAATCAACAAACGAAAACCCAGACGGTTTCCAACCAGCCGCAGGCGGGCACTGCCTCTGACCTGACCTCATCGATGTACGGCAAGGGCCACGTGGCGCTGAACAAG TCGTATGATAAGCAGAGTTTCCACTCGGGCACACCGCCACCGTTCAACATGGCCAACACGCAGACAGCGGGCGGTACCTCGGCCCAGCCGTACGGCATGTACTTGCCGATGCCAGCAGCCGGACACCACAATATGATACATCAGCCCATACACCAG ATGGACGGCAGGATTCATAGCTCATCCCGCCGG GACTCGAACAGCGCCGGGCAGCGCCAGCAGTCGAGCAGTCAGTCTAAGTCGGCCGGCAAGCAGGGCTACTCGCCCTCGTACTGGACCGGACAGAACTAG